The Erythrobacter aurantius genome includes a window with the following:
- a CDS encoding I78 family peptidase inhibitor yields the protein MIRLIAPSVTVCLALAGCAGSYAAPEPARPAPAMCDAAAVQSYVGQKASGETGGAILAGSKARALRWGPPNSAWTMDYREDRVNVRYDAGMTITAITCG from the coding sequence ATGATCCGATTGATTGCCCCGAGTGTGACCGTCTGCCTCGCGCTTGCGGGATGCGCAGGCAGCTATGCCGCTCCCGAACCCGCGCGGCCCGCGCCCGCCATGTGCGATGCGGCGGCGGTGCAATCCTATGTCGGCCAGAAGGCGAGCGGTGAAACCGGCGGGGCGATCCTTGCGGGGAGCAAGGCGCGCGCCCTGCGCTGGGGCCCGCCGAACAGCGCATGGACCATGGATTACCGCGAAGACCGGGTGAACGTGCGCTATGACGCAGGGATGACGATCACCGCGATCACCTGCGGATGA
- a CDS encoding enoyl-CoA hydratase-related protein, translating to MSYETITVETDARGTKGVTLMTINRPQALNALNSKVLEELIDAFAAYQADASQLCAVLTGSGEKAFAAGADIKEMSEKAAADFYLDDFFSPWTSEIVKKTRKPWIAAVNGFALGGGCELAMMADFIIASDNAKFGQPEIKLGVAPGMGGSQRLTRAIGKSKSMEMCLTGRMMSAEEAERSNLIVRVVPQADLITEVLKTAATIAAMPPMATIANKEMVNSAFEMTLDQGLIVERRIFQILTASEDKAEGMAAFIEKREGQWKGR from the coding sequence ATGAGCTACGAAACCATCACCGTCGAAACCGATGCCCGCGGGACAAAGGGCGTCACGCTGATGACGATCAACCGCCCGCAGGCGCTCAATGCCCTGAATTCGAAGGTGCTGGAGGAATTGATCGACGCATTCGCCGCCTATCAGGCCGACGCATCGCAGCTTTGCGCGGTGCTGACGGGATCTGGCGAGAAAGCCTTCGCCGCTGGCGCCGATATCAAGGAGATGAGCGAAAAGGCCGCTGCCGATTTCTATCTCGACGATTTCTTCTCCCCCTGGACCAGCGAAATCGTAAAGAAGACCCGCAAGCCGTGGATTGCGGCGGTCAACGGGTTTGCGCTGGGCGGCGGGTGCGAGCTGGCGATGATGGCCGATTTCATCATCGCGTCCGACAATGCGAAATTCGGCCAACCGGAAATCAAGCTGGGCGTCGCCCCCGGCATGGGCGGATCGCAGCGCCTGACCCGCGCCATCGGCAAGTCCAAGAGCATGGAAATGTGCCTGACGGGCCGGATGATGAGCGCCGAGGAAGCCGAACGATCGAACCTGATCGTGCGCGTGGTGCCGCAGGCCGACCTGATCACCGAAGTGCTGAAAACCGCCGCCACCATCGCCGCAATGCCGCCGATGGCGACGATCGCGAACAAGGAAATGGTGAACAGCGCGTTCGAAATGACGCTGGATCAGGGCCTGATCGTCGAACGCCGCATCTTCCAGATCCTCACCGCGAGCGAGGACAAGGCCGAAGGCATGGCGGCGTTCATCGAAAAGCGCGAAGGACAATGGAAGGGGCGTTAA
- a CDS encoding CoA-acylating methylmalonate-semialdehyde dehydrogenase: MRQIDHFIVGDTPAPTRKAQIWNPSTGEIQAEVALGDAALLERAVATAKRVQPGWAATNPQKRARVMFRFKELIEANMQSLAEMLSSEHGKVIDDAKGDVQRGLEVIEFACGVPQVLKGEYTQGAGPGIDVYSMRQPLGIGAGITPFNFPAMIPMWMFGMACAAGNAFILKPSERDPSVPVRLAELFVEAGAPEGLLQVVHGDKEMVDAIIDHPDIPAISFVGSSDIAHYIYHRGAQNGKRVQAFGGAKNHGIVMPDADLDQVVNDLAGAAFGSAGERCMALPVVVPVGEDTAERLKEKLIPAIHALRIGVSTDPEAHYGPVVTPEHKARIEQWITTAAEEGAEIVIDGRGFTLQGHEKGFFVGPTLIDRVTPQMKSYQEEIFGPVLQIVRAKDFEDALRLPSEHQYGNGVAIFTRNGHAAREFASRVNVGMVGINVPIPVPVSYHSFGGWKRSGFGDIDQYGTEGLAFWTKKKKITQRWPDGGGDGSNAFVIPTMG; the protein is encoded by the coding sequence ATGCGTCAGATCGACCATTTCATCGTAGGCGACACCCCCGCGCCGACTCGCAAGGCCCAGATTTGGAACCCCTCTACCGGAGAGATCCAGGCTGAGGTCGCGCTGGGCGATGCCGCGCTGCTCGAACGCGCGGTGGCGACGGCCAAGCGGGTGCAGCCCGGCTGGGCGGCGACGAACCCGCAAAAGCGCGCGCGCGTCATGTTCCGCTTCAAGGAGCTGATCGAGGCGAACATGCAGAGCCTTGCCGAAATGCTTTCATCCGAACACGGCAAGGTGATCGATGATGCCAAGGGCGATGTGCAGCGCGGGCTGGAAGTGATCGAATTCGCCTGCGGCGTCCCGCAGGTCCTGAAAGGCGAATACACGCAAGGCGCAGGGCCGGGCATTGATGTCTATTCGATGCGCCAGCCGCTGGGCATTGGCGCGGGGATCACCCCGTTCAACTTCCCCGCGATGATCCCGATGTGGATGTTCGGCATGGCCTGCGCGGCGGGCAACGCCTTCATCCTCAAACCGTCGGAGCGCGATCCCAGCGTGCCGGTGCGGCTGGCCGAACTGTTTGTCGAAGCGGGCGCGCCCGAGGGGCTGTTGCAGGTCGTCCACGGGGACAAGGAAATGGTCGACGCGATCATCGACCATCCCGATATTCCGGCGATCAGCTTTGTCGGATCGTCCGATATCGCGCATTACATCTATCACCGCGGTGCCCAGAACGGGAAGCGGGTGCAGGCTTTCGGCGGGGCGAAGAACCACGGGATCGTGATGCCCGACGCCGATCTGGATCAGGTGGTGAACGATCTGGCAGGGGCGGCTTTCGGCTCTGCGGGTGAACGCTGCATGGCGTTGCCGGTGGTGGTGCCGGTGGGCGAGGACACGGCGGAGCGGCTGAAGGAAAAGCTGATCCCGGCGATCCATGCGCTTCGCATCGGCGTATCGACCGATCCCGAGGCACATTACGGCCCCGTCGTCACGCCCGAGCACAAGGCGCGGATCGAACAATGGATCACCACTGCGGCGGAAGAAGGCGCGGAAATCGTCATCGACGGGCGCGGCTTCACGCTGCAGGGGCATGAAAAAGGCTTCTTCGTCGGCCCGACCCTGATCGACCGGGTGACGCCGCAGATGAAGAGCTATCAGGAAGAAATCTTCGGGCCCGTGCTGCAGATCGTGCGGGCAAAGGATTTCGAGGACGCGCTGCGGCTACCTTCGGAACATCAGTATGGCAATGGCGTCGCAATCTTCACCCGCAACGGCCACGCCGCGCGCGAATTTGCGAGCCGGGTGAATGTCGGCATGGTCGGCATCAACGTGCCGATCCCGGTTCCGGTCAGCTACCACAGCTTTGGCGGGTGGAAGCGTTCGGGCTTTGGCGACATCGATCAATACGGGACGGAGGGCCTCGCTTTCTGGACCAAGAAGAAGAAGATCACCCAGCGCTGGCCCGATGGCGGCGGGGATGGCTCCAACGCCTTTGTCATTCCGACGATGGGGTGA
- a CDS encoding RidA family protein — protein sequence MSKRRRATSGSPFEAQFGFCRAVRVGDRIIVAGTGPVEPDGTTTPGGAAEQAERCCAIIAAAIEELGGSASDVVRTRMLLTDFDDQAAVGEVHARWFGEARPAATMAGVAWLCRREWKVEIEAEAVISNG from the coding sequence ATGAGTAAGCGCAGGCGCGCCACCTCCGGCTCACCGTTCGAAGCGCAGTTCGGCTTCTGCCGCGCTGTGCGGGTGGGGGACCGGATCATCGTCGCGGGCACAGGCCCGGTCGAACCCGATGGCACGACCACTCCCGGAGGCGCCGCCGAGCAGGCCGAACGCTGCTGCGCGATCATCGCTGCCGCGATTGAGGAACTGGGCGGTTCAGCCAGCGATGTCGTGCGCACGCGTATGCTGCTCACCGATTTCGACGATCAGGCGGCCGTGGGCGAAGTCCACGCGCGCTGGTTTGGTGAAGCCCGCCCTGCCGCAACCATGGCCGGGGTGGCATGGCTGTGCCGCCGCGAATGGAAGGTCGAGATCGAGGCCGAGGCTGTGATTTCGAACGGCTAG
- a CDS encoding VOC family protein, whose product MSRESIAMAALVVPDYDAAIAFYVGALGFTLVEDTEMGGGKRWVVVAPSGGGARLLIAKAADDAQRAAIGNQAGGRVAFFLQTDSFTDCHNRFTAAGVTFHEEPRHEPYGTVAVFSDPFGNRWDLIEPKAN is encoded by the coding sequence ATGAGCCGCGAAAGCATTGCCATGGCTGCGCTCGTCGTCCCCGATTACGACGCCGCCATCGCTTTTTATGTCGGCGCGCTTGGCTTCACTCTTGTGGAAGACACCGAGATGGGCGGTGGCAAACGCTGGGTCGTTGTCGCGCCTTCTGGTGGCGGTGCAAGGCTGCTGATCGCCAAGGCTGCCGACGATGCGCAGCGCGCCGCGATCGGCAATCAGGCAGGCGGGCGGGTCGCTTTTTTCCTCCAAACCGATAGCTTCACCGATTGCCATAACCGCTTTACGGCAGCAGGGGTGACATTCCATGAAGAACCCCGCCACGAGCCCTATGGCACCGTTGCGGTGTTCAGCGATCCTTTTGGCAATCGCTGGGACCTGATCGAACCGAAAGCGAATTGA
- the mmsB gene encoding 3-hydroxyisobutyrate dehydrogenase: protein MKIAFIGLGNMGGGMAANLVKAGHSVRAFDLSTPAREAAEAAGCAAFDSAKTACEGVDAVVSMLPNGAIVKAVYENEVIGHAPHTAVLIDCSTIDVATAREVADAAHAQGYKMVDAPVSGGIAAAAGGTLTFMVGGEVHAFDAAKPVLEAMGKAVIHAGAVGAGQTAKICNNMLLAITMIGTAEAMKMAQKLGLDPQKFYEISSQSSGYNWSLNAYTPMPGVGVESPADRDYQGGFATGLMLKDLRLAMEAAEGAGANTPLGAHAREIYEEFAEDNAALDFSGIIKTL from the coding sequence ATGAAAATCGCCTTCATCGGACTCGGCAACATGGGCGGCGGGATGGCCGCAAACCTTGTGAAGGCGGGCCACAGTGTGCGCGCTTTCGATCTCAGCACTCCGGCGCGAGAAGCGGCAGAGGCAGCCGGGTGCGCAGCCTTCGACAGCGCCAAGACCGCTTGCGAAGGGGTGGATGCGGTCGTTTCAATGCTGCCCAACGGCGCTATCGTGAAAGCGGTCTATGAAAACGAGGTGATCGGCCACGCGCCTCACACCGCCGTCCTGATCGATTGTTCGACGATCGATGTCGCCACAGCGCGCGAAGTGGCCGACGCGGCCCATGCTCAAGGGTACAAGATGGTCGACGCGCCCGTGTCCGGCGGCATTGCCGCGGCGGCGGGCGGCACGCTGACTTTCATGGTCGGCGGCGAAGTCCACGCGTTTGACGCGGCAAAGCCCGTGCTCGAAGCGATGGGCAAGGCGGTGATCCATGCAGGCGCGGTGGGTGCGGGGCAGACCGCGAAAATCTGCAACAACATGCTGCTCGCCATCACCATGATCGGCACCGCCGAAGCGATGAAGATGGCGCAGAAGCTCGGCCTTGATCCGCAGAAATTCTACGAGATCAGCTCGCAAAGCTCGGGCTACAACTGGTCGCTCAACGCCTATACACCGATGCCGGGCGTGGGCGTGGAAAGCCCGGCAGACAGGGATTACCAGGGCGGCTTTGCGACCGGGCTGATGCTCAAGGATTTGCGGTTGGCGATGGAAGCCGCCGAAGGAGCCGGAGCGAACACCCCGCTTGGCGCCCACGCGCGCGAGATTTACGAGGAATTCGCCGAGGACAACGCGGCGCTCGATTTCTCCGGGATCATCAAGACCCTCTGA
- a CDS encoding enoyl-CoA hydratase/isomerase family protein, whose translation MTDDVLTRTNGPIGHISLNRPKALHALTLEMCHAMSAALTEWEKDDAIAAIIIDHHDGRGFCAGGDIAFLRNSALNDGGVSGRKFFHDEYQLNHQLFTYPKPVVAFMDGVTMGGGVGISQPAKYRVATENTRFAMPETGIGLFPDVGGGWYLSRLGGRLGQFLALTGARLDGAEALWTGLATHYVPHAMLEDIKARMHDHPDRIAGILSEPVGTPPKARIEENAVKIARHFASDSYEDILASLESAIEAGDDWAQKERDTLGTKSPQTCKVALRQLATSLTLDSFAENMAMEYRIASRVLTRPDFAEGVRAVIVDKTHDPKWNPATPEDVTEELLDAIFAPLPANEEWKPL comes from the coding sequence ATGACCGACGACGTTCTCACCCGCACCAACGGCCCCATCGGGCATATCTCGCTTAACCGGCCCAAGGCGCTACACGCGCTGACGCTGGAAATGTGCCACGCAATGTCCGCTGCTCTCACCGAGTGGGAAAAGGACGATGCGATTGCGGCGATCATCATCGATCATCACGACGGGCGCGGATTTTGCGCCGGCGGCGATATCGCTTTCCTGCGCAATTCGGCGCTGAACGATGGCGGTGTCTCTGGCCGAAAGTTCTTCCACGACGAATACCAGCTGAACCATCAGCTGTTCACCTATCCCAAGCCTGTGGTCGCCTTCATGGACGGGGTGACGATGGGCGGCGGCGTGGGCATTTCGCAGCCGGCGAAATATCGCGTGGCGACCGAAAACACCCGCTTTGCCATGCCCGAAACCGGCATCGGCCTGTTCCCCGATGTCGGCGGCGGCTGGTATCTTTCGCGGCTTGGCGGGCGGCTGGGCCAGTTCCTCGCGCTCACCGGCGCGCGGCTCGACGGGGCGGAGGCGCTGTGGACCGGCCTTGCCACGCATTACGTACCGCATGCCATGCTGGAGGATATCAAGGCGCGCATGCACGATCACCCGGATCGGATCGCGGGCATCCTGTCCGAGCCCGTGGGCACCCCGCCCAAGGCCCGGATCGAGGAAAACGCGGTGAAGATCGCGCGCCATTTTGCCAGCGATTCCTACGAAGACATCCTCGCCAGTCTCGAATCCGCCATCGAAGCGGGTGACGACTGGGCGCAAAAGGAACGCGACACGCTTGGCACCAAAAGCCCGCAGACCTGCAAGGTCGCGCTGCGCCAGCTTGCGACCAGCCTGACGCTGGACAGCTTCGCCGAAAACATGGCGATGGAATACCGCATCGCCAGCCGTGTGCTGACCCGCCCCGATTTCGCAGAGGGCGTGCGCGCGGTGATCGTGGACAAGACCCATGATCCCAAATGGAACCCGGCAACGCCCGAGGATGTGACCGAAGAATTGCTCGACGCGATCTTTGCGCCGCTCCCGGCCAACGAGGAATGGAAACCCCTATGA
- a CDS encoding acyl-CoA dehydrogenase family protein produces MTGQFQLTEDQLAIQEMAQRFTADNITPFAGEWDEKHHFPKDVIKRTAELGFGAIYVSEESGGIGLGRLEAALIMEAMAYGCPTTSAFISIHNMAAWMIDQFGGQELKDRYLPDLITMDKIASYCLTEPGSGSDAAGLKTSAVLDGDHYVLNGTKQFISGGGVNDIYVTMVRTGDHKTKGITCLVVDKDTPGVSFGAPEKKLGWNASPTAQVIFEDARIPVANRVGDEGEGFRFAMMGLDGGRLNIGACSLGGAQRCLDEAVAYTKDRKQFDTPVADFQNTQFMLADMATDLEAARALLYLAAAKVTDNAPDKSRFSAMAKRLATDNGSKVVNDALQLFGGYGYLKDYPIERFWRDLRVHSILEGTNQVMRMIVGRDLLRQ; encoded by the coding sequence ATGACAGGACAATTTCAACTCACCGAAGACCAGCTCGCGATCCAGGAAATGGCGCAGCGTTTCACCGCCGACAACATCACCCCCTTCGCGGGCGAATGGGATGAAAAGCACCACTTCCCCAAGGACGTGATCAAGCGCACGGCAGAGCTTGGCTTTGGCGCGATCTATGTTTCGGAAGAATCGGGCGGGATCGGACTTGGGCGGCTTGAAGCCGCGCTGATCATGGAGGCGATGGCCTATGGCTGCCCCACCACATCCGCCTTCATCTCGATCCACAACATGGCCGCATGGATGATCGACCAGTTCGGCGGGCAGGAGCTGAAAGACCGCTACCTCCCCGATCTCATCACCATGGACAAGATCGCCAGCTATTGCCTTACCGAACCGGGCAGCGGATCGGACGCGGCGGGATTGAAGACCAGCGCGGTTCTGGATGGCGACCATTACGTGCTGAACGGCACCAAGCAGTTCATTTCGGGCGGCGGGGTCAACGACATTTACGTCACCATGGTCCGCACCGGCGATCACAAGACCAAGGGCATCACCTGCCTCGTGGTGGACAAGGACACGCCCGGCGTCAGCTTTGGCGCGCCCGAGAAGAAGCTCGGCTGGAACGCCTCCCCCACCGCGCAGGTGATTTTCGAAGATGCGCGCATTCCGGTGGCAAACCGCGTGGGCGATGAAGGCGAAGGCTTCCGTTTCGCGATGATGGGCCTTGATGGCGGCCGTCTGAACATTGGCGCGTGCTCGCTCGGCGGGGCGCAGCGGTGCCTGGATGAAGCCGTGGCCTATACCAAGGATCGCAAGCAGTTTGATACGCCGGTGGCTGATTTCCAGAACACCCAGTTCATGCTCGCCGACATGGCCACCGATCTGGAGGCGGCGCGCGCGCTGCTGTATCTGGCGGCGGCCAAGGTGACCGACAATGCGCCCGACAAATCGCGCTTTTCCGCGATGGCAAAGCGACTGGCGACCGACAACGGATCGAAGGTGGTCAATGATGCGCTGCAATTGTTCGGCGGATACGGATATTTGAAAGACTACCCCATCGAACGCTTCTGGCGCGATCTCAGGGTCCATTCGATCCTCGAAGGCACCAATCAGGTCATGCGCATGATCGTGGGCCGGGATTTGCTGCGGCAGTGA